One stretch of Pieris brassicae chromosome 8, ilPieBrab1.1, whole genome shotgun sequence DNA includes these proteins:
- the LOC123712949 gene encoding dnaJ homolog subfamily C member 30, mitochondrial, with protein sequence MGSIQKLSQNKSRLVCGFSRMFGTSPQILTSHYDALGITPNATQRDIKSAYYKLSKLYHPDLSTDEESAKKFRAITEAYEVLGNINLKKMYDKGLMVGRHNDSRIKYKPDVEPTDPTLKFYKSRTKRHITPTIDGKTPIYDFDAWSKQHYGEIFKKNQRAKNIIRTKKENADLHSQARRQESIVYFISAVGFLFIVFVAYGTTDYDENKLEKSKIKVESENV encoded by the exons ATGGGCTCCATTCAGAAGCTTAGTCAAAATAAATCAAGGTTAGTCTGCGGCTTTTCCCGTATGTTTGGAACATCGCCGCAGATCTTAACGAGCCACTATGATGCATTGGGGATCACACCAAACGCTACCCAGCGGGATATTAAATCTGCTTACTATAAATTGTCGAAACTGTACCATCCTGACCTGTCTACC gaTGAAGAATCGGCTAAAAAGTTCAGAGCCATCACTGAGGCCTATGAAGTTCTAGgaaatataaatcttaagaaaatgtatgatAAAG gATTAATGGTTGGAAGACATAATGATTCCAGGATAAAGTATAAACCTGATGTTGAACCTACAGATCCTACTTTAAAGTTCTACAAGTCTAGGACAAAACGCCATATAACACCAACGATTGATGGCAAAACACCTATATATGACTTTGATGCATG GTCTAAACAACATTAtggagaaatatttaaaaaaaatcaacgtgcaaaaaatattattaggacaaaaaaagaaaatgctGATTTGCATTCACAAGCACGGCGTCAGGaatcaattgtttattttatatcagcTGTTGGCtttctttttattgtttttgtagcTTATGGAACCACAGATTATGATGAAAACAAATTAGAAAAGTCTAAAATTAAAGTTGAATCAGAAAATGTTTAA
- the LOC123713215 gene encoding uncharacterized protein LOC123713215, producing the protein MSMPEDRLISQMIIPVSKETYFNTKWESKEPLCPYDMLYHPPDYNPKSARSDRQEPKIIKKNIWEQEKKKMIPTTTHFQLGRPTIKIADIPTKQFVRAQVKNENPHMRIDGLLQWAVLLIEGKPSLCDQ; encoded by the exons atgtctatGCCTGAAGACAGACTTATAAGCCAAATGATCATACCAGTGTCGaaagaaacatattttaacacaaaatGGGAGTCAAAGGAGCCTTTATGTCCTTATGATATGCTCTACCACCCTCCCGACTACAACCCAAAATCAGCTAGATCAGATCGCCAGGAGCccaaaatcataaaaaaaaatatttgggaacAA gaaaagaaaaaaatgatacCCACAACTACTCACTTCCAGTTAGGACGCCCAACAATTAAAATTGCCGACATCCCTACAAAACAGTTTGTAAGAGCGCAAG ttaaaaaTGAGAACCCGCACATGAGAATCGATGGTTTATTGCAATGGGCCGTGTTGCTGATCGAAGGAAAACCTAGCTTATGCGATCAATAA
- the LOC123713199 gene encoding AP-1 complex subunit beta-1 isoform X2 — protein MTDSKYFTTTKKGEIFELKSELNSDKKEKKKEAVKKVIASMTVGKDVSALFPDVVNCMQTDNLELKKLVYLYLMNYAKSQPDMAIMAVNTFVKDCEDSNPLIRALAVRTMGCIRVDKITEYLCEPLRKCLKDEDPYVRKTAAVCVAKLYDISPSMVEDQGFLDQLKELLSDSNPMVVANAVAALSEINEASVSGHPLVEMNAPTINKLLTALNECTEWGQVFILDALSNYCPRDSREAHSICERITPRLAHANAAVVLSAVKVLMKLMEMLSDETELVNTLSRKLAPPLVTLLSAEPEVQYVALRNINLVVQKRPEILKHEMKVFFVKYNDPIYVKLEKLDIMIRLASQANIAQVLGELKEYATEVDVDFVRKAVRAIGRCAIKVEPSAERCVSTLLELIQTKVNYVVQEAIVVIKDIFRKYPNKYESIISTLCENLDTLDEPEARASMVWIVGEYAERIDNADELLDSFLEGFHDENAQVQLQLLTAVVKLFLKRPADTQELVQHVLSLATQDSDNPDLRDRGFIYWRLLSTDPAAAKEVVLADKPLISEETDLLEPTLLDELICHISSLASVYHKPPTAFVEGRAAGVRKSLPARGVTGEESVPQATVIPNQESLIGDLLSMDIGGGAPNTSGPAPAPASNLDLLAGGLDVLLGGGPEPTPAPSTTGLLGDIFGVAAPPASFVPLKQCWLPADKGKGLEIWGTFSRQGGQPRLEMTFTNKAMQPMTGFAIQLNKNSFGIYPGGALSVGAVGAGARVDAPLPLATGGPVQRMEPLNNLQVAVKNNIDVFYFACLIPAHILFTEDGQLDKRVFLTTWKEIPAANEVQHTINNLIGTADTIAHKMSLNNVFTIAKRNVEGQDMLYQSLKLTNNIWVLLELKLQPGNPEATLSLKSRTVEVATCIFQAYEAILKS, from the exons ATGACTGATTCTAAATACTTCACGACAACTAAAAAGGGAGAGATATTTGAACTTAAATCTGAACTCAATAGTgacaaaaaagaaaagaaaaaagaagcTGTTAAAAAG GTCATAGCTTCTATGACAGTTGGCAAGGATGTTTCTGCACTCTTCCCTGATGTAGTCAACTGCATGCAGACAGACAACCTGGAACTTAAGAAATTGGTCTACTTATATCTAATGAATTATGCCAAATCACAGCCAGATATGGCTATAATGGCTGTTAATACATTTGTTAAG gACTGTGAAGATTCGAATCCACTAATTCGTGCACTGGCCGTGCGAACTATGGGATGCATTCGGGTTGACAAAATCACAGAGTATCTTTGTGAGCCTCTGCGAAAATGCTTGAAGGATGAAGACCCATATGTGAGGAAAACTGCAGCTGTTTGTGTTGCGAAGTTGTACGATATTTCACCAAGTATGGTGGAAGATCag GGTTTTTTGGATCAGTTAAAGGAATTGCTGAGTGATTCAAACCCTATGGTTGTTGCTAATGCCGTGGCAGCTCTCTCTGAGATTAATGAAGCAAGTGTTTCAGGACATCCATTAGTTG AAATGAACGCGCCAACCATTAACAAGCTACTGACAGCCCTTAATGAATGCACTGAGTGGGGACAGGTGTTCATCCTCGATGCCTTGTCAAACTACTGCCCTCGTGACTCGCGCGAGGCTCACTCCATCTGCGAGAGAATAACCCCGAGGCTGGCGCACGCAAATGCAGCTGTTGTGCTTTCCGCGGTCAAG GTTCTTATGAAACTTATGGAAATGCTCTCCGATGAGACAGAGCTTGTTAACACCTTGTCTCGAAAACTGGCCCCACCCCTAGTTACCTTATTGAGTGCTGAACCAGAAGTCCAGTACGTGGCTCTTCGGAACATAAACCTTGTTGTGCAGAAGAGGCCGGAAATTCTGAAACATGAGATGAAG GTGTTCTTTGTGAAGTACAACGACCCTATATATGTAAAGTTGGAAAAGTTGGACATCATGATACGTCTGGCGTCGCAGGCGAATATCGCGCAGGTGCTGGGTGAATTGAAGGAATATGCTACTGAGGTGGACGTGGACTTTGTGAGGAAGGCCGTTCGGGCAATTGGTAGATGTGCTATTAAG GTGGAGCCGTCGGCCGAACGATGTGTATCAACTTTGCTGGAGTTAATTCAAACAAAAGTGAACTATGTGGTGCAGGAAGCCATCGTTGTGATCAAAGATATATTTCGGAAGTACCCGAATAAATATGAGAGCATTATCAGCACTTTGTGTGAAAATCTTGACACCTTAGACGAGCCAGAGGCCAGGGCTTCTATG gTATGGATTGTTGGCGAGTACGCGGAGCGTATCGACAACGCTGATGAGTTATTAGATTCATTCCTCGAGGGATTCCACGATGAAAACGCTCAG GTCCAACTGCAACTACTGACAGCTGTGGTTAAGTTGTTCTTAAAACGCCCTGCTGACACTCAAGAGCTCGTTCAACACGTGCTCAGTCTAGCTACACAGGACTCTGACAACCCCGACCTTAG AGACCGCGGTTTCATTTATTGGCGATTGCTATCAACCGATCCTGCTGCTGCCAAGGAAGTGGTGCTGGCAGACAAgcctctcatctctgaggaaACGGATCTCTTGGAGCCGACGCTTTTGGATGAACTGATCTGCCACATCAGCTCACTGGCTTCCGTCTATCATAAACCACCTACTGCCTTCGTAGAAg GTCGCGCGGCGGGCGTGCGCAAGTCCCTTCCAGCTCGTGGCGTTACCGGAGAAGAATCAGTACCACAGGCAACTGTCATTCCTAACCag GAGTCGCTGATCGGTGACCTTTTGTCAATGGATATTGGCGGCGGAGCTCCAAATACCTCTGGACCTGCGCCTGCGCCGGCCTCTAATCTGGACTTGCTCGCCGGTGGATTGGATGTACTt TTGGGCGGTGGACCGGAGCCGACTCCCGCCCCAAGTACAACTGGTCTTTTGGGAGACATATTCGGTGTGGCCGCTCCTCCAGCTTCCTTTGTGCCGCTGAAACAGTGCTGGCTGCCCGCTGATAAGGGAAAAG GCCTAGAGATTTGGGGTACCTTCAGTAGGCAAGGCGGCCAGCCGCGTTTGGAGATGACTTTCACCAACAAAGCCATGCAGCCCATGACAGGGTTCGCTATACAGCTCAATAAGAAcag tttCGGCATATACCCGGGAGGGGCGCTGTCAGTGGGGGCTGTTGGAGCAGGCGCACGTGTTGACGCACCCTTACCTCTCGCCACTGGAGGACCCGTTCAGAGGATGGAGCCACTCAACAACTTACAG GTGGCGGTCAAGAACAACATAGACGTGTTCTACTTCGCCTGCCTCATTCCAGCTCACATTCTCTTCACAGAAGATGGACAGCTCGATAAAAGGGTCTTCCTCACCACTTGGAAAGAGATCCCAGCAGCGAACGAAGTCCAACACACGATTAACAATCTTATCGGCACGGCTGACACGATCGCCCACAAGATGTCGCTGAACAACGTTTTCACCATCGCCAAGAGAAACGTCGAAGGGCAAGACATGCTCTACCAGTCTCTGAAACTAACTAACAACATCTGGGTTCTTCTGGAACTAAAACTTCAACCTGGCAACCCTGAGGCTACCCTCAGCCTGAAATCCCGCACGGTAGAGGTTGCCACGTGCATATTCCAGGCTTACGAAGCCATACTCAAGTCGTAA
- the LOC123713199 gene encoding AP-1 complex subunit beta-1 isoform X1, with amino-acid sequence MTDSKYFTTTKKGEIFELKSELNSDKKEKKKEAVKKVIASMTVGKDVSALFPDVVNCMQTDNLELKKLVYLYLMNYAKSQPDMAIMAVNTFVKDLPTYQLVKDCEDSNPLIRALAVRTMGCIRVDKITEYLCEPLRKCLKDEDPYVRKTAAVCVAKLYDISPSMVEDQGFLDQLKELLSDSNPMVVANAVAALSEINEASVSGHPLVEMNAPTINKLLTALNECTEWGQVFILDALSNYCPRDSREAHSICERITPRLAHANAAVVLSAVKVLMKLMEMLSDETELVNTLSRKLAPPLVTLLSAEPEVQYVALRNINLVVQKRPEILKHEMKVFFVKYNDPIYVKLEKLDIMIRLASQANIAQVLGELKEYATEVDVDFVRKAVRAIGRCAIKVEPSAERCVSTLLELIQTKVNYVVQEAIVVIKDIFRKYPNKYESIISTLCENLDTLDEPEARASMVWIVGEYAERIDNADELLDSFLEGFHDENAQVQLQLLTAVVKLFLKRPADTQELVQHVLSLATQDSDNPDLRDRGFIYWRLLSTDPAAAKEVVLADKPLISEETDLLEPTLLDELICHISSLASVYHKPPTAFVEGRAAGVRKSLPARGVTGEESVPQATVIPNQESLIGDLLSMDIGGGAPNTSGPAPAPASNLDLLAGGLDVLLGGGPEPTPAPSTTGLLGDIFGVAAPPASFVPLKQCWLPADKGKGLEIWGTFSRQGGQPRLEMTFTNKAMQPMTGFAIQLNKNSFGIYPGGALSVGAVGAGARVDAPLPLATGGPVQRMEPLNNLQVAVKNNIDVFYFACLIPAHILFTEDGQLDKRVFLTTWKEIPAANEVQHTINNLIGTADTIAHKMSLNNVFTIAKRNVEGQDMLYQSLKLTNNIWVLLELKLQPGNPEATLSLKSRTVEVATCIFQAYEAILKS; translated from the exons ATGACTGATTCTAAATACTTCACGACAACTAAAAAGGGAGAGATATTTGAACTTAAATCTGAACTCAATAGTgacaaaaaagaaaagaaaaaagaagcTGTTAAAAAG GTCATAGCTTCTATGACAGTTGGCAAGGATGTTTCTGCACTCTTCCCTGATGTAGTCAACTGCATGCAGACAGACAACCTGGAACTTAAGAAATTGGTCTACTTATATCTAATGAATTATGCCAAATCACAGCCAGATATGGCTATAATGGCTGTTAATACATTTGTTAAG GATCTACCAACATACCAGCTTGTTAAG gACTGTGAAGATTCGAATCCACTAATTCGTGCACTGGCCGTGCGAACTATGGGATGCATTCGGGTTGACAAAATCACAGAGTATCTTTGTGAGCCTCTGCGAAAATGCTTGAAGGATGAAGACCCATATGTGAGGAAAACTGCAGCTGTTTGTGTTGCGAAGTTGTACGATATTTCACCAAGTATGGTGGAAGATCag GGTTTTTTGGATCAGTTAAAGGAATTGCTGAGTGATTCAAACCCTATGGTTGTTGCTAATGCCGTGGCAGCTCTCTCTGAGATTAATGAAGCAAGTGTTTCAGGACATCCATTAGTTG AAATGAACGCGCCAACCATTAACAAGCTACTGACAGCCCTTAATGAATGCACTGAGTGGGGACAGGTGTTCATCCTCGATGCCTTGTCAAACTACTGCCCTCGTGACTCGCGCGAGGCTCACTCCATCTGCGAGAGAATAACCCCGAGGCTGGCGCACGCAAATGCAGCTGTTGTGCTTTCCGCGGTCAAG GTTCTTATGAAACTTATGGAAATGCTCTCCGATGAGACAGAGCTTGTTAACACCTTGTCTCGAAAACTGGCCCCACCCCTAGTTACCTTATTGAGTGCTGAACCAGAAGTCCAGTACGTGGCTCTTCGGAACATAAACCTTGTTGTGCAGAAGAGGCCGGAAATTCTGAAACATGAGATGAAG GTGTTCTTTGTGAAGTACAACGACCCTATATATGTAAAGTTGGAAAAGTTGGACATCATGATACGTCTGGCGTCGCAGGCGAATATCGCGCAGGTGCTGGGTGAATTGAAGGAATATGCTACTGAGGTGGACGTGGACTTTGTGAGGAAGGCCGTTCGGGCAATTGGTAGATGTGCTATTAAG GTGGAGCCGTCGGCCGAACGATGTGTATCAACTTTGCTGGAGTTAATTCAAACAAAAGTGAACTATGTGGTGCAGGAAGCCATCGTTGTGATCAAAGATATATTTCGGAAGTACCCGAATAAATATGAGAGCATTATCAGCACTTTGTGTGAAAATCTTGACACCTTAGACGAGCCAGAGGCCAGGGCTTCTATG gTATGGATTGTTGGCGAGTACGCGGAGCGTATCGACAACGCTGATGAGTTATTAGATTCATTCCTCGAGGGATTCCACGATGAAAACGCTCAG GTCCAACTGCAACTACTGACAGCTGTGGTTAAGTTGTTCTTAAAACGCCCTGCTGACACTCAAGAGCTCGTTCAACACGTGCTCAGTCTAGCTACACAGGACTCTGACAACCCCGACCTTAG AGACCGCGGTTTCATTTATTGGCGATTGCTATCAACCGATCCTGCTGCTGCCAAGGAAGTGGTGCTGGCAGACAAgcctctcatctctgaggaaACGGATCTCTTGGAGCCGACGCTTTTGGATGAACTGATCTGCCACATCAGCTCACTGGCTTCCGTCTATCATAAACCACCTACTGCCTTCGTAGAAg GTCGCGCGGCGGGCGTGCGCAAGTCCCTTCCAGCTCGTGGCGTTACCGGAGAAGAATCAGTACCACAGGCAACTGTCATTCCTAACCag GAGTCGCTGATCGGTGACCTTTTGTCAATGGATATTGGCGGCGGAGCTCCAAATACCTCTGGACCTGCGCCTGCGCCGGCCTCTAATCTGGACTTGCTCGCCGGTGGATTGGATGTACTt TTGGGCGGTGGACCGGAGCCGACTCCCGCCCCAAGTACAACTGGTCTTTTGGGAGACATATTCGGTGTGGCCGCTCCTCCAGCTTCCTTTGTGCCGCTGAAACAGTGCTGGCTGCCCGCTGATAAGGGAAAAG GCCTAGAGATTTGGGGTACCTTCAGTAGGCAAGGCGGCCAGCCGCGTTTGGAGATGACTTTCACCAACAAAGCCATGCAGCCCATGACAGGGTTCGCTATACAGCTCAATAAGAAcag tttCGGCATATACCCGGGAGGGGCGCTGTCAGTGGGGGCTGTTGGAGCAGGCGCACGTGTTGACGCACCCTTACCTCTCGCCACTGGAGGACCCGTTCAGAGGATGGAGCCACTCAACAACTTACAG GTGGCGGTCAAGAACAACATAGACGTGTTCTACTTCGCCTGCCTCATTCCAGCTCACATTCTCTTCACAGAAGATGGACAGCTCGATAAAAGGGTCTTCCTCACCACTTGGAAAGAGATCCCAGCAGCGAACGAAGTCCAACACACGATTAACAATCTTATCGGCACGGCTGACACGATCGCCCACAAGATGTCGCTGAACAACGTTTTCACCATCGCCAAGAGAAACGTCGAAGGGCAAGACATGCTCTACCAGTCTCTGAAACTAACTAACAACATCTGGGTTCTTCTGGAACTAAAACTTCAACCTGGCAACCCTGAGGCTACCCTCAGCCTGAAATCCCGCACGGTAGAGGTTGCCACGTGCATATTCCAGGCTTACGAAGCCATACTCAAGTCGTAA
- the LOC123713599 gene encoding uncharacterized protein LOC123713599: MTEKNNNNTIDNNYEGRAKHYRGDPCVIPDPSERDKEIRQLLGILTGRNLNESKQNSRQSQETFVVKNSEECFIEKECKNKVKLSSSLAKLFPQKFITKLQHKSKADLKHSEETKYNELNEIVPIKEKRMTEDVQPTICGVAQHERLCTNHSTLSYGSKNNVIHNSRNVEHVNDANLILNRNIHVFLEVEQFTKQKPIMLTRKQYNKVKRTIQNTVCKKFSNDRRKANYYSSVTIGEVRIKSKFQKVLRLSKEVQTDNTNIKKISSDTLSDKYNESECSFNWDIEKEKKNEISQSTTEESKNAQLLSKPRNIVSSIEVRYASVSLMKHVTYSSLACNKDNSNFVEQKDSNSIHTIFKGHKKSVTPNLGTSAYSLYSSNSNHTSLSKGSQLIDSKKKPLLQRLVSCLIMRSKMSEIKIGKPRHKQPTKNSSINSYNISTSFAGVEIPSSLYDTSASFYSNHTILPVYKMKRSFFSSVKGFLTHHRN; this comes from the exons atgaccgaaaaaaataacaacaatacGATTGATAACAATTATGAAG GACGGGCTAAGCATTACCGTGGGGACCCGTGCGTAATTCCAGATCCATCCGAAAGAGACAAGGAGATAAGGCAGTTGTTGGGTATTTTAACGGGACGAAACTTAAATGAGTCTAAACAAAATTCTAGACAATCTCAg gaaaCCTTTGTTGTAAAAAACTCCGAAGAATGCTTCATCGAAAAAGAATG caaaaataaagtaaaactaaGTAGCAGTCTAGCTAAACTATTTccacaaaaatttataacaaaactacAACATAAATCAAAGGCTGATTTAAAACACTCCgaagaaacaaaatataatgaattgaACGAAATTGTTCcaataaaagaaaaacgtATGACAGAAGATGTTCAACCAACAATTTGTGGAGTCGCACAGCACGAGAGATTATGTACCAACCATTCCACATTGTCATATGGgtctaaaaataatgttattcaCAATAGTAGAAATGTAGAACATGTAAATGATGCCAATCTTAttcttaatagaaatatacacGTGTTTTTAGAAGTAGAACagtttacaaaacaaaaacctaTAATGTTGACTCggaaacaatataataaagttaagaGAACGATACAAAACACTGTATGTAAAAAGTTTAGCAATGACAGAAGAAAGGCAAATTACTATAGTAGCGTTACCATTGGAGAAGTAAGAATAAAATCCAAATTTCAGAAAGTGTTACGATTAAGCAAGGAGGTGCAAActgataatacaaatattaaaaaaatcagctCTGATACGTTATCTGACAAGTATAATGAATCTGAATGTTCGTTTAATTGGGATATCGAAAAGgaaaagaaaaatgaaattaGCCAATCAACAACTGAGGAAAGTAAAAATGCTCAGTTATTGAGTAAGCCAAGAAACATCGTTTCATCGATAGAGGTCCGATATGCTAGCGTATCACTGATGAAGCATGTTACTTATTCTTCACTTGCttgtaataaagataattcgAATTTTGTGGAACAAAAGGATTCCAACTCAATTCATACTATTTTTAAAG GTCACAAGAAGTCAGTGACACCAAACCTCGGGACATCTGCATATTCTTTGTACTCTAGCAATAGTAACCATACAAGCCTAAGCAAAGGATCTCAATTGATCGACTCAAAAAAGAAGCCACTACTGCAGCGTTTGGTGTCGTGTCTCATAATGAGATCAAAAATgtcagaaataaaaataggcaAACCACGTCATAAGCAACCAACTAAGAATAGCTCAATTAACTCGTATAATATCAGCACATCATTCGCG GGTGTGGAAATACCATCGTCATTATACGACACGTCCGCATCTTTTTATAGTAACCATACAATTTTGCCTGTGTACAAGATGAAACGAAGCTTCTTCAGTTCCGTTAAAGGATTTCTTACTCATCACCGAAATTGA
- the LOC123712951 gene encoding myosin regulatory light chain sqh encodes MSSRKTAGRRGTNKKRAQRATSNVFAMFDQAQILEFKEAFNMVDQNRDGFVDKDDLHDMLASLGKNPTEDYLEGMMNEAPGPINFTMFLTLFGERLQGTDPEDVIKNAFGCFDEENLGVIQEDRLRELLTTMGDRFTDDDVDEMLREAPIRDGLFDYVEFTRILKHGAKDKDEQ; translated from the exons ATGTCGTCGCGTAAAACAGCTGGACGTCGTGGTACCAACAAGAAGCGTGCTCAACGTGCCACTTCCAATGTCTTTGCTATGTTTGATCAGGCTCAAATATTGGAGTTCAAGGAGGCTTTTAACATGGTTGATCAAAACCGTGATGGGTTTGTAGACAAAGATGATCTTCATGACATGTTGGCGTCATTGG GTAAAAATCCTACTGAAGATTACTTGGAAGGCATGATGAATGAGGCTCCTGGACCAATAAACTTCACAATGTTCCTAACTCTATTTGGTGAACGTTTGCAAGGCACTGATCCTGAAGATGTCATAAAAAATGCTTTTGG ATGTTTTGATGAAGAGAATTTAGGTGTAATACAGGAGGATCGTCTAAGGGAATTGCTGACTACTATGGGGGACCGCTTTACTGATGATGATGTTGATGAAATGTTACGTGAGGCACCAATACGTGATGGCTTGTTTGACTATGTGGAGTTTACACGCATTCTTAAGCATGGAGCCAAAGATAAGGATGAACAATAA
- the LOC123712952 gene encoding vacuolar protein sorting-associated protein 37B: MIQPDYPSAMGLLSHLNSDELKEMLNDDAKFDVVLKDVKQIKDWDTEKETIIVSNRSIAEYNLSKEPELEGLKAEVQEKSGIGENLCSRIQELLDEYKTKSAGISPDTTLALLQTAAAETEEQSENIAQDFLTGKIDVEKFLEDFEPIRKSMHLRKFKAEKMGDLLRSGQSSYGNDVLKPYLPYPSYGTQGVPNVPYPMGPLNMPMPGMYGNHF; the protein is encoded by the exons ATGATTCAACCAGACTACCCATCAGCAATGGGTCTATTGTCCCATTTAAACTCTGATGAGCTTAAAGAAATGCTAAATGATGATGCAAAGTTTGATGTAGTACTCAAAGATGTGAAACAG ATTAAAGATTGGGATACGGAAAAGGAAACCATAATAGTTAGTAACAGATCTATAGCAGAATATAACTTAAGTAAAGAACCAGAACTAGAAGGACTAAAAGCAGAGGTTCAAGAAAAATCAGGAATTGGAGAAAATCTTTGTAGCCGAATTCAGGAATTACTTGATGAATATA AAACAAAATCAGCTGGAATATCACCTGATACTACACTGGCATTATTACAAACAGCTGCAGCAGAAACCGAGGAACAGTCTGAAAATATTGCACAAGACTTCCTAACAGGCAAGATTGATGTTGAAAAATTTCTTGAAGACTTTGAACCAATACGGAAGTCAATGCATTTAAGGAAATTCAAAGCAGAAAAGATGGGTGACTTACTGCGGTCTGGTCAGAGTTCTTATGGTAATGATGTATTAAAACCTTATTTGCCATATCCAAGCTATGGTACACAAGGTGTACCAAATGTCCCTTATCCGATGGGTCCCTTAAACATGCCTATGCCTGGCATGTATGGTAACCATTTTTGA